One Nicotiana tomentosiformis chromosome 1, ASM39032v3, whole genome shotgun sequence genomic window, tttattacaataactcacgaaattttcctagtgcaaactggggcagaaaaatttcattcgtttgtttgttttggtgtctgagtaggttttacctcgaggcacatggttcaagatgaccaaaagaagaagtctcaattcagaataaaagaaaagaaaaaataagtgaatccaaaatgcaaaagcaattaaaaagatgtggaatgctcaagacatgactgaagccacgagcattggagtcccgttttgattagtaGAAGCtataggaaaaatgaactagaacctacagctagcgagcagcaaggtttagatcagagtctgcatgaagaaccagtcaagactcaagatcaagtttctgaagactcatagataagaatcttgtaactcataactgatagaCTTGTTTAGTTTCATTTTTATATAATAGCAGGcccgcggaccggagcctcgacggaatctcactcgactcctcaactcatcattacaccattctccttgaactacacgcgacctgattcccctataacccgggatatgtaggctgtccaaaatcaggactcggttgcaccctatcttttatttcttttccttttgaataatggtttggtcaaacattagtcacatggctcacctagtctttgcctaaaaactcttcatgttttcaagcaaagaggggcagctatgAGCACCTaatatttgactatatttgaatttttatcaccttctactatgtaaatattttcagaaatttaatatatatatttttagctttattatatttttttatatagggtaaaaattaataataatttaaaaggttaattattaatattagtattatttttagttttatttttattttctttatttttaaataaaatgaatttaaaaaaccaaaaataagtaaaagtaggtagaaattgtttaataaaaaaaagtaaaaaattaaaaaaataaaagtaaaagaatgtgaaaattttaaaaaatgaaaagtaaaataaagttggaattaaaaaataaaagtaagggtatctgattttttttaataaaaataaaagtaagtgaaaatttaaaaaaagaaagtaaaataagtagaaaataaaaaaagaaaagtaaaaaagtgggattttaaatatattaaaattttaaaaagcgagaaattaaaaaataaaagtaaaagaaagtggggaattattttttttaaaaaaataagaaaaatgggaagtgaaaattctttttaattaaaaaataattttaaaaaaatctgaaaatttcgaaaaaaaaatagaagagaaatgtgaggaaaaaAGAAAGggagagaaggagaaaaaaaagagggaggagggaattgagagaaatttatttttcttcttctagcataagggaatttctactcgtgtcattctttcttcggctttctttcgaaaaattcaGCAATTCATCACCTAAACCAGCCCCCAAACACGAGCTAAAAGTTGCTGAAATCAGCTGAAAAACGCAGCAAACACAGCTGTAAAATACCACCCAAATTTCAGCTCTAAATCAGCCCCAAAATCTCACCCAAAACAACTGCGAAAATAGCTTCAGAAACAGTCACGAAATCCAGCTGAACCACCTCCAAAAAGCACCATTAAAAGCACCTTTGAAACACCTCATTTTAGCTCCGAAAACCTCACCCAAAACCAGTTGAAAACAGTGACGAAAATCAGctccttttcaaaaaaaaaaaaaacttaacaaAACCTGCTGTAAACTCACTCCAAAATACCCAGAATACAGATTCAAAATAAGTGCAAAATTAATTCCGAAATCATTGCCAAAGTGAGGGAGTGTTCGAGTTTTCCGGTTCGAGGTTCTGGTCAATAGCTCATTCACTTCGGTTTGCTATTTTAGAGATCTTATTTCACTGTACATGACAAAAAATATACATCAATAAAGGTCCAAATTCTTCCCCCATCTATTAGTTCCTTTTAATTTTATATGTATGTGAGGTTTTATTTGGCATGTTTTCTATGAATATGTCAATTGTTTGATTATTGGATGGATGCATCTTGTCTTAGTAATTATGTTGAGGTTAATTGTTTTGAGTGAACAAGACAATCTATTATTAATTGAGCAAATATCGTTGATTAACAAAAGTAAGAGGGTATTTTTCATCTCACTGAATTGCCCTTTATTTGAGTTTAAACTAATTTGTAAAGTTAAAAATTAAGAGTTAAAAGGATTGTTAGCTTTGGGTGAAGCTTATCACCATAATTGAGCTTTGGTTGTTATTGTCTTGTAAAAGAAATGGGCCAAACGTAATTTCTACTAATAGGCTTAAAACGTTGAATGATTTCAAGATAGAATGTTAGTAATTTGTTTAGTCGTAGATATCTCTAATCGTTTAGCAATACAATTGATTTTGTTAGTAATTCATAAAAGCCAAATCTTGCATTTTTCTACAATAATTTTCATAACCTATgaccttcacaataatctcaaactttttgaaaaaataaattaattatacaTTCGTAGCTTGCTTCAGgcacgattaataaatcatcgtgactataggtacggttcccgtggcatggtcacgacacgtaatccccaattcgagtgtgcgtttcacgtgactcgactacaacttcaaacaataataaataaaattaaacacgTCGTAGATTGcgagtgcgtttcacgtgacgcgatttgtGATGTGTATAAACAACGAGTGTACGACAATGTAACTCGTCtcatattaattccataaaagtttaaaatgcagtaatataataaaagcggtaaaaggaataaaatacacatataggtttaaaatatttattaaatcagataactagaccaattattaatagttgagcgaccttgctaaaatcacggaactcgggagtgcctcacaccttctctcgggttcacataattccttacctggtcttctgtgttcgcagatcATAAATAAGAGTtaattttcctcgatttgggattctaaaataaatcggtgacttgggacaccataaattattccaagtggcgactctgaataaaataaataatctcatctTTGAATAATGTcaatttaattgaaaaaactccctatcccctatCCCTTATCCCCTCGGGATAAAGGAGGTGTGACATTACAATGATATTAGGAATTGaaccttagttattattgtttcTCAAAAAAGAAAATGTAAAAAAATAAGAGCAATTTACCCTAATCCAAAGTTACACCTTAATCTTCTTCCTCACAATTAGCCTCATACTCTCTCTGTCCACAATAAATGACCAATTTGACTTGGACACACCCATTATGGAAATATAAAATTCTAGACAAAAATAGTTAGTGTGACTAAACTACTCTTAATTTAAATGTTGCAGCATAGTTAATGTGAGGGGTAAAAGACTTTTTAAGGATACGTACATAAgggtaattttgaaaaaataaattaaatttttttttgattatataaatgtacacttattttggaccaaaataaaaagataaattggtcacttattgtggaccggaggaaATATCAATTAATGTTGTTGATAAATATTACATGATGATCTACTGTTGGTTTTATGCATTAAAACATTAATCTCAAGTAAATGATATTAAAGCTGATGAATACAAATAAAGTTTTAACATATTTACTTGGGCACTTAAGGAATTTTAAAGActctatttaaaaaataataataatattatattttgagGTCTAAACATTTATTAATAATAAGTTTACCTCTAAAAGTAATTTCAAATGAAGGGAGTAGATATAAATAAAATTTGGTTTTCACGTGTATATGATGGTTTGTTATTTCCCACCGCCGCAAGTCCCTGAACATGCTGAAGTGGCAATTTACTAATGTTCAGGGTCATTTACATTTTTTCTAAGTTATTAAAAGGACGTCAGATGCAATTTTCCTCATCCTTAAAAACCCATCAACTTCGACGACCGGACTTTATAATCTTTACCAAATTCCCGAACAAGAAAACCCTAATCTCTGTGAAAAACGAAGAAAAACCAGCGAGGATGTCGTACGACGACGTGGAGATTGAGGACATGGAGTGGAACGACGAGCTCCAAGCTTTCACATATCCTTGTCCGTGCGGCGACCTGTTCCAAATCACAAAGGAAGATCTGAAGCTAGGCGAAGAGATCGCTCGATGCCCTAGCTGTTCCCTGTACATCACTGTTATTTATAATATGGAAGATTTCCTCGGAGATTCCAATAAACACGTTGAGCCTTCGAAACAACAGCCAATTGCTGTCGCTTGAGAACCTCAAAATTTAGGTTTTTTTTGTCCAATTGAAGATTATGGTATCATATTGTAATACGTAGTGGTTCGAACTGGCTTAACTGCCTGAAATTTTGATGTATTGAGAAAGAAGGATTACTGGTGTTTGAAGTTTGTCCACTTTAGAATTTAGATTATGAATTTTATTGGGATTGCAATAAATTATAGTACGTAATTATGTACTATCTTTTCTGCTATTTGATTGCTTGTGCAGAGTTCAACAATTATGTGTTGAAGCTGCTCATCTTGAGGTGCTGTAAATTGGTGTACCTTTGTAGGATTGAAGCTTTAACTTGTACGGTAGTATTTTGTTACCTGATGCCGCAAGTCGAAGCTGTAGCAATGGTAATTGTAATTGTGTTTTGCCCATGAATGTGGAGAGTACGAATTGGTACATACTAAACAATTAACCTTAAGAGTTAACAAATTAAAGTGAAAATCCATATTACTATTATAAGAGTAATTGTGTCTGCCTGTTAAGTTTTGTTTGCAACTTCACAATTAACTTTAAGAATTAACAAATCAAAGTGAAAATACATATATCACTATTTATAAGAGGAGTTGTGTTAAACTGCTTGGAAAGTTTTGTGCAACTTCGTAATTATAGAAGTGCACCATGAATTTTAATACCAGGCTTTTGAACAATTTAATACAGGGACAATTTGCACCAGCTTCCAGACAGTCAGTAGAAAATATGCCAGGTAATTAATCAAATGGTTAAGCCTGTGGCTAAGTCACAGTTCTAATTAAGTGTTTGGTCACTATAATCTTGGTGTCCATATGATAACATTGAAGTTTATAATCTTGGTGTACATATGATAAAACAGAGGAAGCAAGCAAAGCAGTAGTATTTTATCAACCACATGTAAATCTTTACCCTGTTTATTTTAAAGGAGTCACCAGAAACATGACAGGTTTACGTGATGAATCACTCTGTAAAGGGTAACTCATATTGCTAAGGATTCCATGTATAGAATTGATATTCCTGTAGAATTAGGAGACTTGATCTCCAAGAGTTTCCTTGTAGACTTAGGAGACTTGCTCTCCAAGATTTTCCTTGTATGTATATTCTGATGTAACCAAACGTTCTAATAGATAGAGAAAAAGAGCTTTTACATGATATCAGAAGCCAAAAGAGGTTAAAACAACCCACAATTTTTCCTCTCTTTCTcctttaaacaaaaaaaaaacaacgaTGGGGGATGAAACTCTCTCTTCCTCAACTTCAAGTGTTGCAACAACATCTTCAGGAAATCCTTCGCTGCAAAATTACTTCTCTTCTCCAAACTGCTCACGTCATCAAACTTTTTGCGCTGGAAGACGCAGTTTATGCCTATGGTATGCGGAtatggtctaaaccaccatattGATGGTAGTGAACCAGTTCCACCAcaatttttggtcaataatcaaCCAAACCCGTGAATACCAACTTGTTTTAAGTTGGATTGTTGCCTCCATTTCTGAGAGTATCTTGCCCCAATTGATCGGAACAGAGACTGCTCGTATAGCTTGGGACAACTTGTTGTTGCATATGCTTCGggatcgaagccacagattcGTGAACTCAAGACGTAATTGCACTCTACGACGCGACACTGCAAGTATTGAATCTTACATGCAGAAGGCAAAGGGAATCGCGGATAAGTTGGCTGCATTAAAGCATCCAGTTACTAATGATGATCTGGTGGAATTTGTTCTTGCTGGACTAGGCCCTGCCTATCGCCCTTTCACTAGGTCACTTGAATCGCGTCAACAGGACATCAGTTTTGATGCTTTATATGGGCCCTTGTTGAATGAAGAACGACAGTTGAAAAGAGATGAATCTATTAATGTTATTGCACCCACAGCACAATTTACTCAAGCTTGATCCCTACTACACgcggtcgtggtagaggccgtgGGGGTCGAGACCATGGACGCTCCTCAAATCAAGGGTTCATCCACAGCACAATTTACTCAGAGCTTGATCCCTACTACTCGTGGTCGTGGTAGAGGTCGTGGGGGTCGAGACCATGGACGCTCCTCAAATCAGGGGTTCACCCACAGCACAATTTACTCAGAGCTTGATCCCTACTACTCGTGGTCGTGGTAGAGGTCGTGGGGGTCGAGGCCATGGACGCTCCTCAAATCAGGGGTTCTCTCAATTTCCTCTAAATCGCAATCTTCAGAATTTCACACAACGAATAAGTTCTAATGTACAATCACAAGTTTCAGATATGTCAGGGATTATTTGTCATAATTGCGAAGGTAAAGGTCATATTGCTCATGTGTGCCCATCGCCCAAGACCAACAACAATAGTAACAAGGTTTCTGGACGAACTACCTCCAATCTAGCTACCACCCCAACTCCACCCACACAAAATTGGTCAATGTATAGTGACACCACACATCACCTTACATCTGAGCTTGATAACTTGGTATTCACTCTGAGTACCAAGATCCCGATGAAGTAACTCTAGGTAATGGTTCCAAACTCCCTATTTCCCATATAGGTAAAAGTTCCATTCTTGTTTTTGATAAGAAGTTCATGCTTGATGACATCTTAGGCGTGCCTAATGCTACTCAAAATCTGTTATCTATTAGTTCTTTTACTAAGTCTAAGTGTCTAACCAAGTTTCAATTGAATTTTGTCCTAACCATTTTTTGATAAAGGACTTGGCAACGAGGGACACTCTGCACACGGGGTCGCGTAGTGGAGAACTATATTTTCTTCATGTATCGAAACCATCCTCACCCGCTGCTCATTCTGCATCACTTAGCGTTTGGCATGCTCGTCTGGCTTATGCATCTTATCCTACAGTTCGACAAGCTTTGCAGTCTCTTGTTTTGAGTTTACCCTCTGTTAAATCTTCTAGTTTATGTCCTACATGTGTGCTCTTAGTAAGAGTCATAAAATTTCTTTTAATGAGTCTAGCTTTCAAGCCTCAGGGCCTCTAGATTACTGCGAGATTATCTTTTAACTCTTAAGCAAAGATCTCAAAATAGTAGTTTCCTTCTGAAACCCCCACCCCTCCTAGACACATCTCCTGAAGAACATTAAACGTGCGACATTAACTGCGACCTCTTCACCATAGTTGATGCCAGCTTGATAGTGGA contains:
- the LOC104101381 gene encoding diphthamide biosynthesis protein 3-like; its protein translation is MQFSSSLKTHQLRRPDFIIFTKFPNKKTLISVKNEEKPARMSYDDVEIEDMEWNDELQAFTYPCPCGDLFQITKEDLKLGEEIARCPSCSLYITVIYNMEDFLGDSNKHVEPSKQQPIAVA